One Burkholderia cepacia genomic window carries:
- a CDS encoding Flp family type IVb pilin yields MSKLVQQLKQFVRDEDGVTAIEYGLIAALIAVVIIGAVKIVGQDLNGVFTTIGNEL; encoded by the coding sequence ATGTCCAAGCTCGTTCAGCAACTGAAGCAGTTCGTCCGTGACGAAGACGGCGTGACCGCCATCGAGTACGGCCTGATTGCCGCGTTGATCGCCGTCGTCATCATCGGCGCGGTGAAGATCGTCGGCCAGGATCTCAATGGCGTCTTTACGACGATCGGCAACGAACTGTGA
- a CDS encoding Flp family type IVb pilin, whose translation MKQTVLVQHSSSLRQLLAGVRRSGFLRDDSGVTAIEYGLIAALIAVVIIGAVQLVGQDLNGVFTTIGNEL comes from the coding sequence ATGAAGCAGACAGTCCTTGTGCAGCACTCCAGCAGTTTGCGTCAGCTGCTGGCCGGTGTGCGCCGCTCGGGTTTCCTTCGGGACGACAGCGGCGTCACGGCGATCGAGTACGGCCTGATCGCCGCGTTGATCGCGGTGGTGATCATCGGCGCCGTGCAGCTCGTCGGCCAGGACCTGAACGGAGTGTTCACGACCATAGGGAACGAACTGTAG
- a CDS encoding Flp family type IVb pilin: MRTGIKAVARWIDDRGGVTAIEYALLASLIAMAIVAAVATLGTSLDGLYQDVAARITAAT; encoded by the coding sequence ATGCGAACGGGAATCAAGGCGGTAGCGAGATGGATTGACGACAGGGGCGGGGTCACGGCGATCGAATACGCGTTGCTGGCGTCGCTGATCGCGATGGCCATCGTCGCTGCCGTGGCGACGCTCGGCACGTCGCTCGACGGTCTTTACCAGGACGTCGCGGCCCGCATCACGGCCGCGACCTGA
- a CDS encoding A24 family peptidase produces MLPAMPPHPVPLCVTTLVIVAASTDLTCRRIPNRLLAVGLGGALAAQCVLLGPWAGVLAWLAGAATGLALLLPLYLMHGMAAGDVKLMVTVGAWVGPALTVWIVLATFVAGGVGALAVVLWRGRARQLFANIRYLLARSALRQQGLAADMPAQVASVGALPYGVAIAAGTLGMLFAAAV; encoded by the coding sequence ATGCTGCCTGCCATGCCGCCCCATCCGGTGCCGCTGTGCGTCACGACGCTCGTGATCGTCGCGGCGAGCACGGACCTGACGTGCCGTCGCATTCCGAACCGCCTGCTCGCGGTCGGGCTCGGCGGCGCACTGGCCGCACAGTGCGTGCTGCTCGGGCCGTGGGCCGGTGTGCTCGCATGGCTCGCCGGCGCCGCGACCGGGCTCGCGCTGCTGCTGCCGCTGTACCTGATGCACGGGATGGCGGCCGGCGACGTGAAGCTGATGGTGACGGTCGGCGCGTGGGTCGGCCCCGCGCTCACGGTCTGGATCGTGCTCGCGACCTTCGTCGCGGGCGGCGTCGGCGCGCTGGCGGTGGTGCTGTGGCGAGGCCGCGCGCGGCAGCTGTTCGCGAACATCCGCTACCTGCTCGCGCGCAGCGCGCTCAGGCAGCAGGGCCTCGCGGCCGACATGCCGGCGCAGGTCGCGTCGGTGGGGGCGTTGCCATACGGCGTCGCAATCGCCGCGGGCACGCTGGGGATGTTGTTCGCGGCCGCCGTGTAA
- the cpaB gene encoding Flp pilus assembly protein CpaB: MKNTRAITMLIIAMVAGLAAVAFASRWLVQTSTSAVTQVAVAATDLNLGEPLGPNQIHMVSWPSGSVPTGAFTDTKALEGRVVRTSLARGEPVIETKLAPVGTKGGLSAVIADGSRAITVRVNDVVGVAGFALPGNYVDVIVNTQEQQGKTDGQSISKIVLEHILVLAVAQQVSRDDTAPKVVNAVTLEVTPDQAERLDLARSVGTLSLVLRNQVDQKTLNTDGATKLTLLGRPVAPSAPPAPARAKPVRVHVASHAAPEARRDCVGVLTGVAGSVECF, encoded by the coding sequence ATGAAAAACACTCGCGCAATCACGATGCTGATCATCGCCATGGTGGCCGGCCTTGCCGCTGTCGCGTTCGCATCGCGGTGGCTCGTTCAAACGTCCACCAGCGCCGTCACGCAAGTTGCCGTCGCGGCCACCGACCTGAACCTGGGCGAACCGCTCGGGCCGAACCAGATCCACATGGTCAGCTGGCCGTCGGGCAGCGTGCCCACCGGCGCGTTCACCGATACGAAGGCGCTCGAAGGGCGCGTCGTGCGCACCAGCCTCGCACGCGGCGAGCCGGTGATCGAGACGAAGCTCGCGCCGGTCGGCACCAAGGGCGGGCTGTCCGCGGTGATCGCCGACGGCAGCCGCGCGATCACGGTGCGCGTGAACGACGTGGTCGGCGTCGCGGGCTTCGCGCTGCCGGGCAACTACGTCGACGTGATCGTCAACACGCAGGAACAGCAGGGCAAGACCGACGGGCAGAGCATCTCGAAGATCGTGCTCGAGCACATCCTCGTGCTCGCCGTCGCGCAGCAGGTGAGCCGCGACGACACGGCGCCGAAGGTCGTCAACGCGGTGACGCTGGAAGTCACGCCCGACCAGGCCGAACGGCTCGACCTCGCGCGCAGCGTCGGCACGCTGTCGCTCGTGCTGCGCAACCAGGTCGACCAGAAGACGCTGAACACCGACGGGGCGACCAAGCTGACGCTGCTCGGCAGGCCCGTGGCGCCGTCGGCTCCGCCGGCGCCCGCCCGTGCGAAGCCGGTGCGCGTGCACGTCGCATCGCACGCGGCGCCGGAAGCGCGGCGCGACTGCGTCGGCGTGCTGACGGGCGTGGCCGGCAGCGTCGAATGCTTCTGA